A DNA window from Vigna angularis cultivar LongXiaoDou No.4 chromosome 1, ASM1680809v1, whole genome shotgun sequence contains the following coding sequences:
- the LOC108323492 gene encoding protein NRT1/ PTR FAMILY 2.9, with protein MNTIGERMTKRESFDDDQESLLKSDNSGTDDDPKINYRGWKVMPFIIGNEIFEKLGAIGTLSNLLVYLTTVFNLENITATNIINIFNGSTNFATLVGAFLSDAFFGRYKILAFCTMASFVGLFAIQLTAAVEKLHPPQCEESPTCQGPTEGQMTFLKSGLGLLMIGAAGIRPCNLAFGADQFNPNTDSGKKGITSFFNWYFFTFTVAQMISLTIIVYIQSNVSWAVGLGIPAALMFVSSIIFFMGSKMYVKVKLSGSPITSIVQVIVVAAKKRRLKLPEYLYPSLFNYVAPKSMNSKLPYTYQFRFLDKAAIVTPQDQINPNGSATDPWNLCSMQQVEEVKCLLRVLPIWVSGIIYFVVIVQQHTILVFQALLSDRRIGQSEFLIPGASYYVFLMITVAIWLPIYDRKVVPLLQRLTGKEGGITLLQRMGFGIFFAILSMVVSARVEQHRRTLALINPLGVTIRKGAISSMSGLWLIPQLILAGLAESFMTVAQVEFYYKQFPENMRSIAGSLYYCGHAGSSYLSSVLISIIHQVTAKSETGNWLPEDLNKGRLDKFYFLIAAFEILNLGYFVLCARWFRYKGTSSSSVELEKVTRQSEKSGNGLNDSSL; from the exons ATGAACACAATTGGAGAAAGAATGACAAAGCGAGAGAGCTTTGATGATGACCAGGAAAGTTTATTGAAGAGCGATAATAGTGGAACAGATGATGACCCTAAGATTAACTACAGAGGGTGGAAGGTCATGCCCTTCATTATAG GAAATGAGATTTTTGAGAAGCTAGGAGCCATTGGCACTTTATCCAATCTCTTGGTGTATCTTACTACTGTGTTCAACTTGGAAAACATCACGGCTACAAATATTATCAACATCTTCAATGGCAGCACCAACTTTGCTACATTAGTAGGAGCTTTTCTGTCTGATGCCTTTTTTGGTCGCTACAAGATATTGGCATTCTGCACAATGGCTTCCTTTGTG GGTTTATTTGCAATCCAACTGACAGCGGCGGTAGAGAAGCTACATCCACCTCAGTGTGAAGAGTCCCCCACATGTCAAGGACCAACAGAGGGGCAAATGACATTTCTTAAGTCTGGTTTAGGTTTATTGATGATAGGAGCTGCAGGGATTCGACCATGTAACTTAGCATTTGGCGCTGATCAGTTTAATCCTAACACGGATTCTGGGAAAAAGGGGATCACTAGCTTCTTCAATTGGTACTTTTTCACTTTCACTGTTGCTCAGATGATATCCTTAACAATTATTGTCTATATACAGTCAAATGTAAGTTGGGCAGTGGGTCTTGGAATTCCTGCCGCTTTGATGTTTGTATCTTCTATAATCTTCTTCATGGGGTCCAAAATGTATGTGAAAGTTAAACTAAGTGGTAGCCCTATAACTAGTATAGTGCAAGTTATAGTGGTTGCAGCAAAGAAAAGGAGGCTGAAGCTCCCGGAATATCTATATCCTTCCCTCTTCAATTATGTGGCTCCCAAGTCAATGAATTCTAAACTTCCCTATACATATCAATTCAG GTTCCTTGACAAAGCGGCAATCGTGACTCCCCAAGATCAAATAAACCCCAATGGATCTGCTACTGATCCCTGGAATCTTTGCAGTATGCAGCAAGTGGAAGAGGTTAAATGCTTGTTGAGAGTGTTACCCATATGGGTTTCAGGCATTATATACTTTGTTGTAATTGTCCAACAGCACACCATTTTAGTGTTCCAAGCCCTTCTATCTGACAGGCGCATTGGGCAAAGCGAGTTCTTGATCCCAGGAGCATCCTACTACGTCTTTTTGATGATTACTGTGGCAATTTGGTTACCCATCTATGACCGAAAAGTAGTGCCCTTACTCCAAAGGCTCACTGGAAAAGAGGGCGGCATCACACTCCTTCAGAGAATGGGTTTTGGAATATTTTTCGCTATCCTCAGCATGGTAGTATCTGCTAGGGTTGAGCAGCACCGTAGAACCCTAGCTTTGATTAATCCTCTAGGAGTAACAATAAGAAAAGGTGCAATCTCATCAATGTCAGGTCTGTGGTTGATTCCTCAGCTGATATTAGCTGGATTGGCGGAATCATTCATGACTGTTGCACAAGTTGAGTTTTACTACAAACAATTTCCTGAGAACATGAGAAGCATTGCAGGTTCTCTTTACTACTGTGGACATGCAGGGTCAAGTTATTTGAGTAGTGTGCTTATTTCAATTATCCACCAAGTCACTGCTAAATCTGAAACTGGGAATTGGTTACCGGAGGATCTTAACAAGGGTAGATTGGATAAGTTCTATTTCCTCATTGCTGCTTTTGAAATTCTTAATTTAGGTTACTTTGTGTTATGTGCAAGGTGGTTTAGGTACAAGGGCACGAGCAGCAGTTCTGTCGAACTCGAAAAAGTGACAAGACAATCGGAAAAAAGTGGTAATGGTCTTAATGATTCGAGTCTATAG